Proteins from a genomic interval of Quercus robur chromosome 9, dhQueRobu3.1, whole genome shotgun sequence:
- the LOC126698592 gene encoding glutamate receptor 2.9-like produces MKIPTSRNAFSLFLFFIILSETNFLAKTQNTTIPVNVGVILNDDTWNGKMGFSCINMSLEDFYASNSHYRTRVVLNSRDSKSDVVGAVAAALDLIKTVEVEAIIGPQNSMEANFVIDLGKKAQVPIISFSATSPSLTSLRSPYFFRVAQNDSSQLKAISAIIRAFGWREVVPIYIDNDYGQSIIPFLIDALQDVDAHISYRSVIPPMATDEQIEQELCKLKTMQTRVFIVHMPPNLGSQLFTNAKEIGMMSEGYVWIMTSAITNSIHLIKSLVLRDSMQGVLGVKTDILETSELENFTIRWKRKFHQDNPTILNVELDVIGLWAYDAASALARAIEKAWTTNFGFEKTTTSSNSTDLAISLNGPKLSKALLSTRFNGLAGEFSLHNGQQQSSNFQIINVNGNGERVIAFWTPENGLIRKLNSTNESMYSTSKENVGPIIWPGDSRCVPKGWEIPPNGKKLRIGVPVKDACTEFVKVTHDPSTNTKHVTGYSIDIFKAAMETLPYAVSYEFIPFAKPNGDSAGTYNDMVYQVYLGNFDAVVGDTTIIANRSNYVDFTLPYTESGVTMVVPINDNNRKNAWVFLKPLTWDLWMTSGCFFVFIGFVVWVLEHRVNDEFRGPPLHEIGTSLWYSFSTMVFAQREALVSNFARFVMIIWVFVVLILTQSYTASLASLLTVQQLQPTVTDVNQLIKSGAYVGYHEASFVSGILKEMNFDENKLKEYKSMEECDELLSKGSANGGIAAAFGNTPCMKLFQRKYCSKYTMVGSIYKTDGFGFVFPIGSPLVSDVSRAILNVTEGEKMKEIEKKWLGEQTNCPDSNTQDSSGSLSFASFSGLFLIAGIASLSALIISVSMFLYKERQQILIRFNSESSIWRRIYHTLRIFDRRDLSSHAFRNSAPRNGKDSDHVIGTTDASTNTNCPQNSSRFLVHTNSHFSFSEESGMPTRESGDPDPNGQAFQLALAIELSDHPNQESPKTPERALENC; encoded by the exons CCCTAGACCTGATTAAAACTGTGGAAGTGGAAGCCATTATTGGGCCACAAAATTCTATGGAAGCCAACTTCGTCATTGATCTTGGGAAGAAAGCCCAAGTGCCCATTATATCATTCTCAGCAACAAGTCCTTCTCTTACTTCCCTTCGCAGTCCATATTTTTTCAGAGTCGCTCAAAATGACTCATCTCAACTAAAAGCTATAAGTGCAATTATCCGAGCCTTCGGCTGGAGAGAAGTTGTGCCAATCTATATAGATAATGACTATGGGCAAAGTATAATACCTTTCTTGATTGATGCCTTGCAAGATGTTGATGCTCATATCTCCTATCGAAGTGTCATTCCTCCAATGGCCACAGATGAACAAATTGAACAAGAACTTTGTAAGTTGAAAACAATGCAAACTAGAGTCTTCATAGTGCACATGCCACCCAATCTTGGTTCTCAGCTTTTCACCAATGCAAAAGAGATAGGAATGATGAGTGAAGGCTATGTTTGGATCATGACCAGTGCTATCACCAATTCCATTCACCTGATAAAATCTTTAGTACTCCGTGACTCAATGCAAGGGGTATTGGGTGTAAAGACTGATATTTTAGAAACATCTGagcttgaaaattttacaattcgATGGAAAAGGAAATTCCATCAAGACAACCCAACCATTTTGAATGTTGAATTAGATGTTATAGGTCTATGGGCATATGATGCTGCTTCAGCATTAGCAAGGGCAATTGAGAAGGCTTGGACTACAAATTTTGGCTTTGAAAAGACAACTACTTCAAGTAACTCAACTGATCTTGCAATCTCTCTAAATGGTCCCAAACTTAGCAAAGCATTATTGAGCACAAGATTTAATGGCCTTGCTGGAGAGTTTAGTCTCCATAATGGGCAACAACAATCATCGAATTTTCAGATAATTAATGTGAATGGTAATGGAGAAAGAGTGATTGCATTTTGGACTCCAGAAAATGGACTCATAAGGAAATTGAATTCTACCAACGAAAGCATGTATTCTACTTCCAAGGAAAATGTAGGACCCATTATATGGCCGGGTGATTCAAGGTGTGTCCCAAAAGGTTGGGAAATTCCACCAAACGGGAAGAAGTTGAGAATAGGAGTTCCTGTGAAGGATGCTTGTACTGAATTTGTTAAGGTGACACATGATCCTAGCACTAACACAAAACATGTCACAGGTTATAGCATAGACATCTTCAAAGCTGCAATGGAAACACTGCCATATGCTGTTAGCTACGAGTTCATTCCCTTTGCAAAGCCTAATGGGGACAGCGCTGGTACATATAATGATATGGTCTATCAAGTATATCTTGGG AATTTTGATGCTGTGGTAGGAGATACAACTATTATTGCAAACAGGTCTAACTATGTCGACTTCACATTGCCATACACGGAATCTGGGGTAACAATGGTAGTGCCAATCAATGACAACAATAGGAAAAATGCATGGGTGTTCTTGAAGCCTTTAACTTGGGACCTTTGGATGACAAGtggctgtttctttgtcttcatTGGCTTTGTAGTTTGGGTTCTTGAACATCGAGTAAATGATGAATTCCGCGGGCCTCCATTGCATGAGATTGGAACAAGCTTGTGGTACTCCTTCTCAACCATGGTTTTTGCGCAAA GGGAGGCATTGGTAAGCAACTTTGCTAGGTTTGTGATGATCATATGGGTTTTTGTGGTGCTCATTCTCACTCAAAGTTACACAGCGAGTTTGGCATCACTCTTAACAGTTCAACAGCTTCAACCAACTGTTACTGATGTCAACCAACTTATTAAGAGTGGGGCATATGTTGGCTACCATGAAGCTTCTTTTGTTTCGGGAATCCTAAAAGAAATGAATTTTGATGAAAATAAGCTGAAGGAATATAAATCTATGGAAGAATGTGATGAACTTTTATCAAAAGGAAGTGCAAATGGTGGTATAGCTGCTGCTTTTGGTAACACCCCTTGCATGAAGCTTTTTCAACGAAAATATTGCTCCAAATATACTATGGTTGGATCGATATATAAAACTGATGGGTTTGGCTtt GTCTTTCCAATAGGTTCCCCTCTAGTATCTGATGTTTCAAGAGCAATCTTAAATGTAACTGAAGGAGAGAAGATGAAagagattgaaaaaaaatggCTAGGGGAACAAACCAATTGTCCAGATTCTAACACCCAAGATTCTTCTGGTAGCCTCAGTTTTGCAAGCTTTTCTGGCCTGTTCCTCATTGCGGGGATTGCTTCCTTGTCTGCTCTCATCATATCTGTTTCTATGTTCCTTTACAAGGAGAGACAACAAATCTTGATTCGCTTTAATTCAGAAAGCTCAATATGGAGAAGAATTTATCATACCTTAAGAATCTTTGACAGAAGAGACCTCAGCTCGCATGCTTTTAGGAATAGTGCACCTCGAAATGGCAAAGACAGTGATCACGTTATTGGAACAACTGATGCCTCAACAAACACTAACTGCCCACAAAATTCATCAAGATTTTTAGTCCACACGAACTCCCACTTTTCTTTCTCAGAAGAATCCGGAATGCCTACTAGAGAATCTGGTGATCCCGATCCAAATGGTCAAGCATTTCAATTAGCACTAGCTATTGAGTTAAGTGACCACCCAAATCAAGAGAGTCCAAAAACCCCAGAAAGAGCCCTTGAAAACTGTTAA